Proteins from a genomic interval of Chroococcidiopsis thermalis PCC 7203:
- a CDS encoding chlorophyll a/b binding light-harvesting protein — translation MIETASDRKAQYPWWAGNARLTNLSGTFLTAHIAHAAIVSFSIGALILLEINRYSPDRPMSEQGLFLLSRLATQGWSQISDGQVTDTYPFFAFGVVLLVSAAVFTAGTLFHRSQVPASLEESKNPLARQYHFSWDDPKKLSFILGNHLIFLGIGALLLVAKAMFFGGLYDANIGQVRVVTEPTLSPGIIIDRIGHLFDVNNLEDVVGGHIYVGALLIVAGIWHMISEPWDWVKRRFLFSGNAILSYSLFSLALTGFAGSYFCGFNTLAYPVEFYGAPLSLKSSLLPHYFDPNQLEPTTRVWLANTYFYLSFFTLQGSLWHFGLASGYFEPVLQSWKAAFSEIRTANVAYQRSFSHQPQPNWNTFYESPQVELQPAFAYQESAQKSLNYLYEPSSNSVASTRTKLQPNHRQVLYQFNYPNDEEKTFYESSSREGKSKLEYPSPMPQNLYETTYQKQKSSKLYGG, via the coding sequence ATGATCGAAACTGCAAGCGATCGCAAAGCCCAATATCCTTGGTGGGCTGGTAATGCGCGCCTAACTAATTTATCAGGCACATTTTTGACTGCTCACATTGCCCATGCTGCGATCGTATCCTTTAGTATTGGTGCGCTGATACTGTTAGAAATTAATCGATATTCTCCCGACCGTCCGATGTCAGAACAAGGGTTATTTCTCTTATCTCGACTGGCTACACAAGGGTGGAGTCAGATTTCTGACGGTCAAGTGACTGACACTTATCCCTTTTTTGCTTTTGGAGTTGTACTGCTTGTTTCCGCCGCAGTTTTTACAGCAGGCACTTTATTTCACCGCAGCCAAGTTCCGGCAAGCTTAGAAGAGTCCAAAAATCCTCTAGCGCGGCAATATCATTTTAGTTGGGACGACCCCAAAAAATTGAGTTTTATTTTAGGAAATCACTTGATTTTCTTAGGAATAGGGGCTTTGTTGTTAGTAGCAAAAGCCATGTTTTTTGGCGGACTTTACGATGCTAATATCGGACAAGTGCGCGTCGTTACTGAACCCACTTTAAGTCCTGGAATAATTATAGACCGCATCGGTCATCTTTTTGATGTCAACAATCTCGAAGATGTTGTTGGCGGTCACATTTATGTTGGTGCGCTGTTAATTGTGGCAGGAATATGGCACATGATTAGCGAACCGTGGGATTGGGTCAAACGACGTTTTCTCTTCTCTGGTAACGCCATTCTTTCTTACTCTCTATTTAGTCTTGCTTTGACAGGATTTGCTGGCTCTTACTTTTGCGGATTTAATACCCTCGCCTACCCAGTTGAGTTTTATGGTGCGCCCTTAAGCCTCAAGTCGTCCTTATTACCGCACTACTTTGACCCAAACCAATTAGAACCTACAACTCGCGTTTGGTTGGCAAATACCTACTTTTACCTATCGTTCTTCACTCTTCAAGGTTCCCTTTGGCATTTTGGATTGGCATCTGGCTACTTTGAACCCGTTCTACAATCTTGGAAAGCAGCTTTCTCGGAAATTAGAACTGCAAATGTAGCGTATCAGCGATCTTTCAGCCATCAGCCTCAACCCAATTGGAATACATTCTATGAATCTCCTCAAGTTGAGCTTCAGCCAGCTTTTGCTTACCAAGAATCTGCTCAAAAATCTTTGAACTATCTTTACGAACCCTCTTCAAATTCAGTTGCATCCACAAGGACAAAATTACAGCCCAATCATCGACAAGTGCTTTACCAATTCAACTATCCCAATGACGAAGAAAAGACTTTTTACGAAAGCTCTAGTCGTGAGGGAAAATCGAAATTAGAATACCCCTCCCCCATGCCTCAGAATCTTTACGAGACTACTTACCAAAAACAAAAATCTAGCAAGTTGTATGGGGGTTAA
- a CDS encoding allophycocyanin subunit beta, translating to MQDTITSVINPADRQGKYLDTPELEKLRKYFQTGELRVKAAATISENASSIVSQAVANSLLYGDITCPGGNMYPTRRYAACIRDLTLFLRYATYAMLADDPSIIEERVLFGLKETFSTLGVPIQPTVQAIQALKEVTTRLVGAEAGQEVGTHLDHICSGLSQ from the coding sequence ATGCAAGACACGATTACTTCTGTTATCAATCCTGCGGATCGACAAGGTAAATATCTCGATACACCTGAGTTGGAAAAGTTGAGAAAATATTTCCAAACAGGAGAGTTGCGCGTCAAAGCAGCTGCTACTATCAGTGAAAATGCCTCTAGTATTGTTAGCCAAGCGGTAGCAAATTCGCTCCTATATGGAGATATCACCTGTCCTGGGGGTAATATGTATCCCACTCGTCGCTATGCAGCCTGCATTCGCGATTTAACCCTATTCTTGCGTTATGCTACCTACGCTATGTTAGCTGACGATCCTTCCATTATTGAAGAGCGGGTTCTTTTTGGGTTGAAGGAAACTTTCAGTACTCTGGGTGTTCCGATTCAACCCACCGTGCAAGCAATTCAAGCATTAAAGGAAGTCACGACTCGTTTAGTTGGTGCGGAAGCTGGGCAAGAAGTTGGGACGCATTTAGACCACATTTGTAGTGGTTTAAGTCAGTGA
- the apcD gene encoding allophycocyanin subunit alpha-B — protein MSLVAQVIAQSDEADRFLSRTELDKLQDFFKTGETRLKVAQILSKNEQKIVQEGSQRFWKVIPNTPSNSGDPKKTALCQRDQAWYLRLITYAVLAGNMKPLDDIGINGMREMYVSLGVPVSNIGSCMRSLKEVATGLMSREEADLVKPYFDYLIRAMY, from the coding sequence ATGAGCCTTGTTGCCCAAGTTATAGCTCAGTCTGATGAAGCAGATCGCTTTCTTAGCCGCACGGAATTAGATAAACTACAAGATTTTTTTAAAACTGGAGAGACACGGCTTAAAGTAGCGCAAATCCTATCGAAAAACGAGCAAAAAATTGTCCAAGAGGGTAGCCAAAGATTTTGGAAGGTGATACCAAATACTCCTAGCAACAGCGGCGATCCGAAAAAAACTGCCTTATGTCAAAGAGATCAAGCCTGGTATCTCCGACTTATTACATATGCCGTATTAGCTGGAAACATGAAACCCTTAGATGATATCGGCATAAATGGAATGCGGGAAATGTATGTATCCCTGGGTGTTCCTGTCAGTAACATTGGCAGTTGTATGCGCTCTTTAAAAGAGGTTGCTACAGGTTTAATGAGTCGCGAAGAAGCCGATCTTGTCAAACCTTATTTCGATTATTTAATCCGAGCCATGTATTAA
- a CDS encoding type ISP restriction/modification enzyme, whose translation MSRLLISQYHAEVDKVIQYGGSRKETSIRVAFQNLLNEYCKPREFYLIPELDYKTRNGKLVYPDGTVKDALRLDWGYWESKDQFDNLDEEIDKKLKKGYPDSNILFEDSQTAVLIQSSNEILRVPMRDGDALDKVISTFINYVRPEVKDFRTAIGAFKQDLPKILDALRDTIERQNESNAAFRECRNNFWEICKKSINPEVTLLDVREMMIQHILTEDIFINIFNESQFHRENNIARELQRVIDTFFTGGTKKNLLGTIERYYGVIRRTAANIYNHHEKQKFLKAVYENFYKAYNPKAADRLGIVYTPNEIVRFMIESVDYLTHKHFGKILADKDVEILDPATGTGTFITELIEYLPKNKLEYKYKNEIHCNELAILPYYIANLNIEFTYKQKMGEYQEFDNICFVDTLEHTSFHEKQLDMFALSVENTARIKRQNDKTISVIIGNPPYNAKQGNFNENNANRTYTAIDKRIKDTYIRESKAQNRIVVYDMYTRFLRWASDRLGKNGVVSFITNSSFINGRTFDGFRKIVADEFSEIYLIDLGGDVRKNPKLSGTTHNVFGIQTGVAICFMVKKNLETRFSASLNSCKIFYNRRSEFDTAEAKLHFLSTNKFIQLDFEHITPDKKHNWINQVDNDFDNLIPLVDKDVKTGKAQQAVFQVFSSGIKTQRDEWVYDFSSQRLTEKMSYFIEVYKNKLAGFNEDRLDIKWDRELTKYLERHISKSFDTQSIKQSIYRPFVKMSLYFDKHFNGMTYQWLDLFNKNDPDNKYIAVSAIGNTKSFHCLASNTIIDLHLTGDSQCIPLYRYDKEGNRIDNITNWGLEQFQIHYNDAAITKLDIFHYTYAILHNPEYRKKYELNLKREFPRLPFYEDFHKWVNWGKQLMDLHINYETVESYPLKQIDIPCGDNTRTPKPKLKVDKTEGSIILDENTTLEGVPKIAWEYLLGNRSAIEWILDQYKEKKPKDPTIAEKFNTYRFADYKAQVIDLLSRVCTVSVETMKIVQQMNS comes from the coding sequence ATGTCTAGGCTACTAATTAGTCAATATCATGCTGAAGTAGATAAAGTAATTCAATACGGTGGTTCGCGCAAAGAAACTTCTATTCGGGTGGCTTTTCAAAACTTACTGAACGAATATTGCAAACCGAGAGAATTTTACCTCATTCCCGAATTAGACTACAAAACTAGAAATGGCAAACTTGTCTATCCTGACGGTACAGTAAAAGACGCTTTGCGCTTAGACTGGGGGTATTGGGAAAGTAAAGATCAATTTGATAATCTAGACGAAGAAATCGATAAAAAGCTGAAGAAAGGCTATCCTGACAGCAACATTCTATTTGAAGATTCCCAGACAGCAGTTTTAATTCAGAGTAGCAATGAAATCTTGCGCGTTCCTATGCGCGATGGAGATGCGTTAGATAAAGTTATTTCCACCTTTATTAATTACGTTCGTCCCGAAGTCAAAGATTTTCGGACTGCAATTGGAGCTTTTAAACAAGATTTACCAAAAATTCTAGATGCGCTACGAGATACAATTGAGCGGCAAAATGAAAGTAATGCAGCATTTAGAGAGTGTAGAAACAACTTTTGGGAGATTTGCAAAAAATCAATCAATCCTGAAGTCACGTTGTTAGATGTGCGGGAAATGATGATTCAGCATATTTTGACTGAAGATATTTTTATTAATATATTTAATGAATCGCAGTTTCATAGAGAAAATAATATTGCACGGGAATTACAGCGAGTTATCGATACCTTCTTTACAGGTGGTACGAAGAAAAACTTGCTCGGTACAATTGAGCGTTATTATGGAGTGATTAGAAGAACTGCGGCGAATATTTACAACCATCATGAGAAGCAGAAGTTTTTAAAAGCCGTTTACGAGAATTTTTACAAAGCATATAATCCGAAGGCGGCTGACAGGTTAGGAATTGTCTACACGCCGAATGAAATCGTTCGGTTCATGATTGAAAGTGTAGATTATTTAACCCATAAACATTTTGGTAAGATTTTAGCTGATAAAGATGTTGAAATTCTCGATCCGGCTACTGGTACGGGTACTTTCATTACTGAGTTAATTGAGTATTTACCTAAAAATAAGCTTGAGTATAAATATAAGAATGAAATTCACTGCAATGAGTTGGCGATTCTGCCGTATTACATTGCAAATTTGAATATCGAGTTCACCTATAAACAAAAAATGGGTGAATATCAGGAGTTCGATAATATCTGTTTTGTCGATACGCTTGAACATACCAGTTTTCATGAGAAGCAACTAGATATGTTTGCGCTATCTGTGGAAAATACTGCGAGGATTAAGCGCCAGAATGACAAAACCATTTCCGTAATTATTGGTAATCCTCCATATAATGCTAAACAAGGGAATTTTAATGAGAATAATGCTAATCGCACGTACACAGCGATAGACAAAAGAATTAAAGATACATATATTAGAGAGAGCAAAGCTCAGAACAGGATCGTTGTATATGATATGTATACTCGATTTTTACGTTGGGCATCGGATCGTTTAGGTAAGAATGGCGTTGTATCATTTATTACAAATTCGTCTTTTATCAATGGTAGAACTTTTGATGGATTTAGAAAAATAGTTGCTGATGAGTTTAGCGAAATTTATCTCATTGATTTAGGTGGAGATGTAAGAAAGAATCCCAAACTCTCAGGTACTACACATAATGTTTTTGGAATTCAAACAGGTGTTGCTATATGCTTTATGGTGAAAAAAAATTTAGAGACGCGCTTTAGCGCGTCTCTAAATTCCTGTAAAATCTTTTATAATCGCCGTTCAGAATTTGATACAGCCGAAGCTAAGTTACATTTTTTATCTACAAATAAATTTATTCAACTTGATTTTGAACATATTACACCAGACAAAAAACATAACTGGATTAACCAGGTTGATAATGATTTTGATAACTTAATACCTTTAGTTGATAAAGATGTAAAAACTGGAAAAGCTCAACAAGCAGTGTTTCAAGTCTTTTCATCAGGTATAAAAACTCAGCGTGATGAATGGGTATATGACTTTTCATCTCAAAGGTTAACTGAAAAGATGAGCTATTTTATAGAGGTATACAAAAATAAACTTGCTGGCTTCAACGAGGATAGATTAGATATTAAGTGGGATAGAGAACTTACGAAATATTTAGAGCGACATATAAGTAAGAGCTTTGATACTCAAAGTATAAAGCAAAGCATATATAGACCGTTTGTTAAAATGAGTCTTTACTTTGATAAGCATTTTAATGGAATGACTTATCAATGGCTCGATCTTTTTAATAAAAATGATCCCGATAATAAATATATAGCTGTTTCAGCAATCGGAAATACCAAATCATTTCACTGCTTAGCTAGCAATACAATAATTGATTTACATCTAACAGGTGATTCTCAATGTATTCCTCTCTACCGCTACGACAAAGAAGGAAACCGCATCGACAACATTACCAACTGGGGATTAGAACAATTCCAAATCCATTACAACGATGCTGCAATTACCAAACTCGATATTTTTCACTATACCTACGCCATCTTACACAATCCCGAATATCGAAAAAAATACGAACTCAACCTAAAACGAGAATTTCCGCGCTTACCCTTCTATGAAGACTTTCATAAATGGGTGAACTGGGGTAAACAGTTGATGGATTTACATATCAATTATGAAACCGTCGAATCTTATCCTCTAAAACAAATTGATATACCCTGCGGAGATAATACACGTACACCTAAACCAAAGTTGAAAGTAGACAAAACTGAAGGAAGCATCATTTTAGACGAAAACACAACTTTAGAAGGCGTACCTAAAATTGCTTGGGAATATCTTTTAGGCAACCGTTCCGCCATAGAATGGATATTAGATCAATATAAAGAAAAGAAACCTAAAGATCCAACGATCGCCGAAAAATTCAATACCTATCGCTTTGCAGATTATAAAGCCCAAGTCATCGATTTACTGTCAAGAGTCTGTACGGTAAGCGTAGAGACAATGAAGATTGTTCAGCAGATGAATAGTTAA
- a CDS encoding type II toxin-antitoxin system HicB family antitoxin, with translation MHYKVSIVIEKDEHGYYAYSPGLEGCQTQGDSLEEVKANIQEAVELYLETLSDEEKRDVFNKEISTMTLEVQVA, from the coding sequence ATGCATTACAAAGTTAGTATCGTAATTGAAAAAGATGAGCATGGCTACTATGCTTATTCTCCTGGTTTAGAGGGTTGCCAAACTCAAGGTGATTCATTGGAAGAAGTAAAAGCAAATATTCAAGAAGCAGTTGAACTCTACCTAGAAACACTCTCAGACGAGGAAAAACGGGATGTTTTCAATAAAGAGATATCGACAATGACATTAGAGGTACAAGTTGCCTAG
- a CDS encoding type II toxin-antitoxin system HicA family toxin, with translation MPRLPRLTAQEAEKLLFDAGFILLRTRGSHRIYFKEDTRVVIPFHAGRVLHPKIVKQVLEAIAPSEKNSLQCLTS, from the coding sequence TTGCCTAGGTTACCGCGATTGACTGCCCAAGAAGCAGAAAAATTATTGTTTGATGCTGGATTCATCTTGCTTAGGACAAGGGGAAGTCACAGAATTTATTTTAAAGAAGATACCAGGGTTGTAATTCCTTTCCATGCTGGCAGGGTATTACATCCTAAGATCGTGAAACAAGTACTTGAAGCGATCGCTCCCTCTGAAAAAAATTCACTACAGTGCTTGACAAGCTAG
- the gltX gene encoding glutamate--tRNA ligase produces the protein MIRVRIAPSPTGNLHIGTARTAVFNWLFARHHGGQFILRVEDTDTERSRPEYTQNILDGLNWLGMHWDEGPIFQSDRLDIYKQRVQDLLDKGLAYRCYTTEAELEEMRAAQKARNEAPRYDNRHRNLTPEQEAAFTAEGRRPVIRFKIDDDREIVWNDLVRGEMRWRGTDLGGDMVIARRSEDGNIGQPLYNFAVVVDDMDMNITHVIRGEDHIANTAKQILLYEAFNASVPEFAHTPLILNMTGQKLSKRDGVTSISDFKKMGFVAEAIVNYMTLLGWSPPDSTQEIFTLEEAAKLFSFDRVNKAGAKFDWAKLDWINSQYLHSMPVDKLTDLLIPYWQEARYEFDPVGDRAWLEKITALVGASLTRLPDAVDMCRLFFVKSVEFSAEATEQLKQAGADNVVQGIITALDGRAELSADSTQEIIKQVMKEQNVKKGLVMRSLRAALTGDLHGPDLVESWLILHQKDLDKQRLQEAIAK, from the coding sequence ATGATTCGCGTTCGTATTGCTCCCAGTCCTACTGGTAACTTACACATCGGTACAGCAAGAACCGCAGTATTTAATTGGCTGTTTGCCCGCCATCATGGGGGACAGTTTATTTTACGGGTTGAGGACACGGATACGGAGCGATCGCGCCCTGAATATACTCAAAATATTCTCGACGGTTTAAACTGGCTCGGTATGCACTGGGATGAAGGTCCCATATTTCAATCAGATCGCCTAGATATCTACAAGCAACGAGTACAAGACCTACTCGATAAAGGCTTAGCATATCGCTGTTATACCACCGAGGCAGAATTGGAAGAAATGCGGGCAGCGCAAAAAGCCAGAAACGAAGCACCCCGCTACGATAACCGCCACCGAAATTTAACTCCAGAACAAGAAGCAGCTTTTACGGCTGAAGGTCGTCGTCCTGTGATTCGGTTTAAGATTGACGACGATCGCGAAATTGTCTGGAACGATTTGGTACGGGGAGAGATGCGCTGGCGAGGAACTGACTTGGGCGGCGATATGGTTATTGCACGTCGCTCGGAGGATGGTAACATCGGTCAGCCCTTATATAACTTTGCCGTTGTCGTGGATGACATGGATATGAACATTACCCATGTGATTCGTGGTGAAGACCACATCGCCAATACAGCCAAGCAAATTCTACTTTACGAAGCTTTTAACGCAAGCGTGCCAGAATTTGCCCATACGCCCTTAATTTTGAATATGACAGGGCAGAAACTTTCTAAGCGAGATGGGGTGACATCCATTTCTGACTTTAAGAAAATGGGTTTTGTCGCAGAGGCGATCGTCAATTACATGACATTATTAGGATGGTCGCCACCGGATTCTACCCAAGAAATATTTACCTTAGAAGAAGCTGCAAAGCTCTTTAGTTTCGATCGCGTGAATAAAGCTGGGGCAAAATTTGACTGGGCAAAACTAGATTGGATTAACAGTCAATACCTGCACAGTATGCCCGTAGATAAGTTAACCGATCTGCTGATACCCTATTGGCAAGAGGCAAGATACGAATTCGATCCGGTAGGCGATCGCGCTTGGTTGGAAAAAATTACAGCCTTAGTTGGTGCGAGTTTGACGCGGCTACCGGATGCTGTGGATATGTGTCGGTTATTCTTTGTCAAATCTGTAGAATTCAGCGCCGAAGCAACCGAACAACTCAAGCAAGCGGGGGCTGATAATGTGGTTCAAGGAATTATCACTGCTCTGGATGGCAGGGCTGAATTAAGCGCAGACAGCACCCAGGAGATTATTAAACAGGTGATGAAGGAGCAAAACGTCAAAAAAGGCTTGGTGATGCGATCGCTCCGTGCTGCCCTCACTGGTGACTTACACGGTCCCGATCTCGTTGAATCGTGGCTGATTTTGCATCAGAAAGATTTAGATAAACAACGGTTGCAAGAGGCGATCGCGAAGTAA
- a CDS encoding aldo/keto reductase, translating into MQTRQLYLPEMGCGTWAWGNRLLWGYDESMDDQLQAVFDLCVSNGVTLFDTGDSYGTGRLNGRSEMLLGRFAREYQGTGKENICIATKLAAYPWRLTRQSMVKAGKASAERLGRNVDLVQMHWSTANYAPWQEWALLDGLADLYEQGLVRGVGLSNYGSQRLKQVYKKLRDRGVAIATLQVQYSLLSTYPVTELGIKDVCDELGIKLIAYSPLALGILTGKYTEKSSFPKGIRGLLFRQLLPGVRPLLGCLQEIASSRNKTMSQVAINWCMCKGTIPIPGAKTVAQAKENLGALGWRLDASEVIALDRAAASTDKKMVQNIFQTQ; encoded by the coding sequence ATGCAAACTCGTCAACTTTACCTTCCAGAAATGGGCTGCGGTACGTGGGCATGGGGTAATCGCTTGCTCTGGGGCTACGATGAAAGCATGGACGACCAGTTACAAGCAGTATTCGATCTCTGTGTCAGCAATGGCGTGACTTTATTCGATACAGGTGATTCTTATGGTACTGGGCGCTTAAACGGACGCAGCGAAATGCTGTTGGGGCGATTTGCGAGAGAATATCAGGGGACTGGGAAAGAAAATATTTGTATTGCCACTAAACTAGCTGCTTATCCCTGGAGATTGACCCGTCAATCGATGGTTAAGGCTGGTAAAGCTTCTGCTGAACGTTTGGGTAGAAATGTCGATTTGGTGCAAATGCATTGGTCTACAGCTAATTATGCCCCTTGGCAGGAGTGGGCGCTGTTGGATGGTCTTGCCGATTTGTACGAACAAGGTTTAGTCAGGGGAGTTGGTTTATCAAATTATGGTTCCCAACGGCTGAAACAAGTCTATAAAAAGTTGCGCGATCGCGGCGTTGCGATCGCAACACTACAAGTTCAGTATTCGTTGCTATCTACCTATCCCGTTACCGAATTAGGTATTAAAGATGTATGCGATGAATTGGGGATCAAATTAATTGCCTATAGTCCTTTAGCGTTGGGAATCTTGACTGGAAAGTATACTGAGAAAAGTTCATTTCCCAAAGGAATTCGCGGTTTATTATTTCGGCAGCTATTACCAGGAGTGCGTCCGTTGTTAGGATGCTTGCAAGAGATCGCAAGTTCGAGAAATAAAACTATGTCTCAAGTTGCAATTAATTGGTGTATGTGTAAAGGCACTATTCCCATTCCTGGAGCGAAAACAGTAGCGCAGGCAAAGGAGAATTTGGGGGCTTTGGGTTGGCGATTGGATGCTAGTGAAGTTATCGCACTCGATCGCGCTGCGGCAAGTACGGATAAGAAAATGGTACAAAATATTTTTCAAACTCAGTGA
- a CDS encoding GTPase family protein, which translates to MTEQRDRELPSSDRITHETVKESQSDGIHAVWNQTTAKIMQLLPVDRAAQTIVNWFSVSDERVAEILATVRAELPTTEALLIGKPQAGKSSIVRGLTGVSAEIVGQGFRPHTQHTQRYAYPTNDLPLLIFTDTVGLGDVNRETQAIAQELIGDLQQASHCARVLILTVKINDFATDSLKQIAQTLRQKYPDIPCLLAVSCLHEVYPTGTADHPDYPPQFDVVTRAFSAIQQNFSGLYDRAVLIDFTLEEDDYNPVFYGLEALRDTLADLLPEAEARAIYQLLDEKTGQQLGNLYRDVGRRYMLAFAIAAATLAAVPLPFATMPVLTAVQVSMVSLLGKLYGQTLTPSQAGGVVSAIAGGFLAQAIGRELIKFIPGFGSVIAASWAAAYTWALGEGACVYFGDLMGGKKPDPQQIQAVMRSAFQSAQERFKGIKR; encoded by the coding sequence ATGACCGAGCAACGCGATCGCGAATTGCCCTCGTCCGACCGAATCACACATGAGACAGTTAAAGAGTCTCAGAGTGACGGGATTCATGCTGTCTGGAACCAAACAACAGCAAAGATAATGCAACTTCTGCCTGTAGATCGAGCAGCACAAACGATAGTCAACTGGTTCAGCGTCAGCGATGAACGAGTAGCGGAGATTTTAGCAACGGTACGCGCCGAACTACCCACGACAGAAGCTTTACTCATTGGCAAACCCCAGGCGGGAAAAAGTTCGATCGTGCGCGGCTTAACCGGAGTTTCAGCCGAAATTGTCGGACAAGGATTTCGCCCTCATACGCAACATACCCAACGCTATGCCTATCCGACTAACGATCTGCCGCTACTCATTTTTACCGATACAGTGGGATTGGGAGATGTAAATCGAGAGACGCAAGCGATCGCCCAAGAACTGATTGGCGATCTGCAACAAGCTAGCCATTGCGCTAGAGTCTTGATTCTCACGGTAAAAATTAACGATTTTGCTACCGATAGCTTAAAACAAATTGCACAAACGTTGCGCCAGAAATATCCAGATATACCCTGCTTGCTAGCTGTCAGTTGCTTGCATGAAGTTTATCCTACAGGGACAGCGGATCACCCAGACTATCCACCTCAATTTGATGTCGTGACTCGCGCCTTTAGTGCCATTCAACAGAACTTTAGCGGCTTATACGATCGCGCGGTTCTTATCGACTTTACCTTAGAAGAAGATGACTATAACCCAGTGTTTTATGGTTTAGAAGCCTTGAGAGATACGTTAGCCGATTTGCTCCCAGAAGCCGAAGCCAGGGCAATCTATCAGTTATTGGATGAAAAAACAGGTCAGCAACTTGGCAACCTCTATCGGGACGTGGGACGGCGCTACATGCTTGCCTTTGCGATCGCCGCCGCTACTCTAGCAGCCGTACCTTTACCCTTTGCTACCATGCCCGTACTCACAGCCGTACAGGTGTCGATGGTTAGCCTCTTAGGGAAATTATACGGACAGACATTAACCCCGTCGCAAGCAGGGGGCGTAGTCAGCGCGATCGCAGGGGGTTTCTTGGCACAGGCAATCGGGCGAGAATTGATTAAATTCATTCCTGGCTTTGGTAGCGTCATCGCTGCTTCCTGGGCTGCTGCATATACATGGGCGCTAGGAGAGGGGGCTTGTGTCTACTTTGGTGACTTGATGGGAGGTAAAAAGCCCGATCCGCAGCAAATTCAAGCCGTGATGCGATCGGCGTTTCAATCAGCACAAGAACGATTTAAAGGAATTAAACGTTAA
- a CDS encoding DUF6888 family protein gives MTVFLCQVLSNFYQPIQVFRYDRKLKTLYIQAGRTDEITLII, from the coding sequence ATGACAGTATTCCTTTGTCAGGTGCTTTCTAATTTCTACCAGCCAATTCAAGTTTTTCGTTACGATCGAAAGTTAAAAACGCTTTACATCCAGGCTGGAAGGACTGATGAAATTACGCTGATAATATAA